A single window of Haliotis asinina isolate JCU_RB_2024 chromosome 5, JCU_Hal_asi_v2, whole genome shotgun sequence DNA harbors:
- the LOC137283580 gene encoding DCN1-like protein 3 — MGKCLSCCEAPGQPGPDAQFVDPQRAISSSQSRSSTGFVSESKELKRTAAATDTNYGTGRPPITPSDKKMFTQYPKLPPIKKQSNGESKRLSLISKDFQESKVIAMFDMYKDSEDDDVILAEGVEKFCEDLDVKPEEFIVLVIAWKFQADQMCRFTRDEFINGCRNLKCDSLKSIRSKFPELLSEVENKQSFKDLYRWTYKFGLDSDTGQRTLQTEMAMSLWKLVFSQHEPLLLDHWLEFLSKHQNIRGIPRDTWDMFLNFTEQVGEDLTTYDDTEAWPSLFDDFVEFENDRQNQNVMTD; from the coding sequence ATGGGGAAATGTTTGTCATGCTGTGAGGCTCCAGGACAGCCTGGTCCTGATGCCCAGTTTGTTGACCCGCAACGTGCCATCTCATCATCACAGTCAAGGTCATCCACAGGATTTGTCTCGGAGTCCAAAGAGTTGAAACGTACAGCAGCAGCCACTGACACCAACTACGGGACTGGTCGACCACCGATAACACCATCAGACAAGAAAATGTTCACGCAATACCCTAAACTCCCTCCAATTAAAAAGCAAAGTAACGGTGAAAGTAAACGATTGTCACTCATTTCTAAGGATTTTCAAGAATCAAAGGTTATAGCCATGTTTGACATGTACAAAGATTCagaagatgatgatgtcatttTGGCAGAAGGTGTGGAGAAGttctgtgaagatctggatgtGAAGCCAGAAGAATTTATTGTCCTTGTCATTGCTTGGAAGTTCCAGGCTGATCAAATGTGTCGTTTTACCCGTGATGAATTTATTAATGGTTGTAGGAATCTCAAATGTGACTCTCTAAAGAGCATCCGATCCAAGTTCCCAGAACTTCTTTCGGAAGTGGAGAACAAACAGTCCTTCAAGGACCTTTATCGCTGGACGTACAAATTTGGCCTTGATTCTGACACAGGTCAGAGGACTTTGCAGACTGAGATGGCAATGAGCTTGTGGAAGCTGGTGTTCTCTCAGCATGAGCCACTGCTTCTTGATCATTGGCTTGAATTCCTCTCCAAGCATCAGAATATTCGAGGCATTCCAAGAGATACATGGGACATGTTCTTGAACTTCACCGAGCAGGTGGGCGAGGATCTGACCACTTATGACGACACAGAGGCGTGGCCAAGTCTgtttgatgattttgttgaGTTTGAGAATGATCGTCAGAATCAAAATGTTATGACTGACTGA